AGTTCGACGTCCGCGTCTCCATCCTTGGCCACCTGCAACGCGGTGGCTCCCCTTCGGCGCAAGACCGTATCCTGGCCACCCGCATGGGCGAAGCCGCCATCGAGGCCCTACTCGAGGGGCAGCGCAACGTCATGGTCGGCCTTCAGAACGACGAGCTTGTCCTCGTGCCCTTCGCCAAGGCCATCAAGAAGGATAAGCCCATCGACCGCCACCTGCTCGACGTCCTCCGCATCGTCTCCCGATAGCGCGTCCCGCCCCACCCCATCGACGACCGAACAATGAAGCACGTCCCGAACCTCCTTTCCGCCCTGCGCATTCTTCTCTCGCCCGTCCTCATAGCCACAGCCGATCGGCCCCCGCTACTGGCCGCCCTGATGCTGCTGGCCGGAGCTACCGACGCCGTCGACGGGATCATTGCGCGTCGCTTCGACTGTCAGACGCGGCTTGGCGCCCGCCTCGACTCGGTGGCCGACTGGACGTTCTTCCTCGCCCTGGGGTGGGTCTTCTGCACGCGCTACGAGTCCGTGGTGCGCTCCTGCCTGACGGAGCTCGTCGTGGTTCTTGCCCTGCGACTGGCTGCGATCGTCGTCGGGTGGCTGCGCTTCCGCCGACTGCTCTCCGTCCACACCCTGGGCAATAAGATCAGCGCCGTGATCGCCTTCGTCCTACTCGTGCGCATCGTCTGGTGCGGCCCCGTATCGGCGACAGCCCTGCGCATTGCACTCCTCTTCGCCGCCCTGACCGCCCTCGAAGAGCTACTCATCATCGTCCGCAGTCGCACCCCCGACCCCAATCAGCGCAGCCTCTTCGGGAGACGCTAAAGACAAGACGCAAAAAAGGCGAAGCCCCGCCGGCAGGAGATGCATCGTGCACCCCTCCCACCAGCAGGACTTCGCCTTTTTCGCCTTCTGCTTTTGTGCTTCACATCGCCTTTTCCGGCACACGCAGCGCCGATCTCAGTTGCTCCATGCGCTTCGGGCTCGGCTTCCTGATCCCGTAGAGATACTTCTCCAGTAGACTCTCATCTACGCCCATATGCTGGGCCACGTCTTGCACCTTCAGCCCGGGGAATCGCATAAACAGCATCGCCACCTCATTGTTAGGCTCCGGTTCCGCCACCTCATAGAAGCTCGAGATGTGAATATCCTCATCCATCTCCTTCCATCTGAGCGCCTGGCCCCGCATTTCGATGGTGTAGGCCTTGCGTTGCTCTTCCGTAGCCCTTTTCAGCCTCGGGAACGCCTCTAACGGCCTACTGTGCACCCTTCCCTGATCCGTGCGCACGAAGATGCGCCCATCTGCAAACCAAACTTCCTTGATTTTCTCCATGATTTATCTCTCCCTTCATTCATCGTGATACTTATACCAGACCTCTACGATCTCCTTCTTATACATCTCGGCCAGTTTCAGGGCGCGCTTCACGTCCTTCACCTTCATCCCATGATTGTAAACCAACTGAGAAGCTGTTTTGAATTTATTGGATGCTTGTTTTATGGAGTTGTTTGGGCGGATCTTTCTCATTTCTATTTCGGGTCTATCGAGGCCTGTTTCTGCCCTTTTGTTCCATCATTAATCCTCACATAGCTTGCTATGCTCGTCTAATGATGAAACAAAATCATCAGAAACATACTCCCGATAGCCTCCGAAATAAATTCAAAATAGCTTCTCAATTTTCGGCTCTATGGCGATTTTGATGTCATCGCCACCCTTTGTCACATGTACATGGATAGGCTTATGATCATCGGCGAAGAAGAAGAATCGCAGCCCGAAAATCTCGAATATCGTAGGCATATCATTCTCATTGTTATGGCTTCACAAAGGTAGGATTCCCTTCCTATCGACAGGATCACCCTCAAACGCCCCGCCTCTGCCATTCCCCTAGCCCGTCCGACTCCCAAACAGGCCACGTCTGCCATTCCTCTACCCCGTCTCACCCTCAAACGCCCCGCCTTTTCCATTCCTCCACCCCGTCCCAGCCTCAAACGCCCCGCCTCTGCCATTCCCCCAGCCCGTCCGACTCCCAAACAGCCCGCCTCCACCATTCCCCCACCCCGTCCGACTCCCAAACAGCCCGCCTCCACCATTCCCCCACCCCGCTCCGCCCCCAAACAGGCCACGTATCTCATTCCCCCAGCCCGTCGGACTCCCAAACAGGCCACGTATCCCATTCCCCCGGGCCGTCGGGTAGTTATTTCGCGTGCAAATCGGATTCTTTCGTACTGAAAGCCTATGATGTGCAGTGCATATGTGATTCTCACGCATTAGAAACCTACTGTATGCGTTGCAGATAGGATTCTTCTACTCTAAAAGCCTATTTCATGCGTCGCATGAGATATATTCCCAGTATAAAAACCTAAGAAGTGCAGCGCAGATAGGATCTTTCCGAGTTAAAAGAATCGCTTATGTGGCGCAGATAGAATCTTCCTGAGTCGAAAGCATACCTTATGCAGTGCATGAGGTAGGCTTTTAATGTAGGAATATGCCTTATGCGACGCATGAGGTAGGCTTCTACATGAGGAACATACTATCCGCATCGCATAGGAATGGCTTCTATAGTAAGAGATAGCGTTATGCAGTGCATAAGGAAGGCTTTCAGTCTAAGAGAAGCCGATTTGCACGCGGAATGACTGCCCGACGGCCCGGGGGAATGCCTGACGAGCCCCGTTTGGGAGTCAGACGGGCCGGAGGAATGGCAGAGGCGGACTGTTTGGGAGTCGGACGGGGTGAGGGAATGCCTGACGGGATGTGTTTGGAGGTGATCGAGGGTGGGGGAATGGCGGACGGGGAGCGTTTGGAAGTGATCGAGGGTGGAGGAAGGATGGACGGGGGGCGTTTCGGATGGGCCGAGGGGCGGGGAACGAGAGGCGTGGCAGGGGGCGGGAAGCGCTGATTTTGCGGGGCTTTCTGATTAGCCATACTTTTGTCTCACTTAAAAGAAAGGAAGAAACCACTGTGGCAAAATCCGTCGAAACCCCCTTGATGAAGCAGTATTTTGGCATTAAGGCCAAGCATCCAGAGGCCATTCTGCTCTTTCGCGTGGGCGACTTCTATGAAATGTATGGGCAGGACGCTGTCGATGGGGCTGAGACGCTCGGCATTGTGCTGACGAAGCGCTCTAACGGTGCGGCGCAGGATGTGCCAATGGCGGGCTTCCCTTATCACGCGCTCGATGCCTACCTGCCGAAGCTGGTGAAATCGGGCTGGCGGGTGGCGGTATGCGACCAGCTGGAGGATCCGAAAATGGCCAAGAAACTGGTCAAGCGAGGGATCACGGAGCTGGTCACCCCCGGCGTTTCGATGGATGACAATGTGCTGGAACGGAGGGAGAATAACTTTCTGGCTGCGGTGCATTTTGGGCGGTCCAAATGCGGGGTGGCTTTTCTGGATATTTCGACGGGCGAGTTCCTCACGGCTGAGGGCACGGTGGAGACGGTGGACAAGTGGCTGGCGGACTTTGCGCCTAAGGAGGTGCTGGTCTGCCACGGTCTGCGCGACCGCTTCGGATGCACCTTCGGGCCTGTGGGCAGTGTGTTCGAGATGGAGGATTGGGTCTTCATGCCCGACACGGCTCGCGATCGGCTCCAGCGCCACTTTGAGACGGTTGGGCTGAAAGGCTTCGGCGTCGAGGATCTGGAGGACGGCATCGTGGCCGCAGGCGCCATCCTCGTTTATTTGGATCGCACGAAGCATACGCAGGTGGGACACATCACGTCGCTCCTGCGCATCGAGGAGGAGGGTTACGTCAGGCTCGACAAATTCACCGTCCACAGCCTTGAGCTTGTGCGATCGATGAGCGAAGGCGGCCGCTCCCTTCTGGAAACGATCGACGAGACCACCTCGCCCATGGGCGCACGACTGCTGAAGCGCTGGCTGCTCTTCCCACTCCGCGACGAGGCCGAGATCAGTCGCCGACAGGACGCCGTGGCCTTGCTTGCGGACGACGCCTTACTGCGTGAGGCACTGATCGGGCAGCTGGCCGAAGTGGGCGACGTGGAGCGGATCATTTCTAAGGTGGCCGTGGGGCGGGTATCGCCGCGCGAGGTGGTGCAGCTCAAGCGTGCCCTGGAAGCCATCGGACGGATACGCACGCGCTCGATGGCGTCGGATAACGCGGTGCTCCGGGCTTGGGGTGAGGCACTCGATCCCTGTTCGGAGATGAGCGAACGCATCGGACGCGAGTTGGTCAGTGAGCCACCCGTCACGATAGCCAAAGGAGGGCTTATCGCCGAGGGGGTAAACCAGGAGCTTGACGAGCTGCGCCAGCTGGCCTATTCGGGCAAGGACTACCTGACGAAGGTGCAGCAGCGCGAAAGTGAGCGGACGGGCATTCCGAGCCTCAAGATCGCCTTCAACAACGTGTTCGGATACTATATCGAGGTCCGCAATGCGCACAAAGACAAGGTGCCCACGGAGTGGATCCGCAAGCAGACCCTGGTCAATGCCGAGCGATACATCACGGAGGAGCTGAAGGAATACGAGGAGAAGATCCTCGGCGCCGAAGAGCGTATCGTGGCCTTGGAGGCGGAGCTGTTCAACCGACTGACGGCCGATCTGACGCACCTCGTCCGCCCCATCCAGCGTGACGCGCAAATCGTGGCCCAGCTGGACT
The sequence above is drawn from the Tannerella serpentiformis genome and encodes:
- a CDS encoding CDP-alcohol phosphatidyltransferase family protein, giving the protein MKHVPNLLSALRILLSPVLIATADRPPLLAALMLLAGATDAVDGIIARRFDCQTRLGARLDSVADWTFFLALGWVFCTRYESVVRSCLTELVVVLALRLAAIVVGWLRFRRLLSVHTLGNKISAVIAFVLLVRIVWCGPVSATALRIALLFAALTALEELLIIVRSRTPDPNQRSLFGRR
- the mutS gene encoding DNA mismatch repair protein MutS, whose protein sequence is MKQYFGIKAKHPEAILLFRVGDFYEMYGQDAVDGAETLGIVLTKRSNGAAQDVPMAGFPYHALDAYLPKLVKSGWRVAVCDQLEDPKMAKKLVKRGITELVTPGVSMDDNVLERRENNFLAAVHFGRSKCGVAFLDISTGEFLTAEGTVETVDKWLADFAPKEVLVCHGLRDRFGCTFGPVGSVFEMEDWVFMPDTARDRLQRHFETVGLKGFGVEDLEDGIVAAGAILVYLDRTKHTQVGHITSLLRIEEEGYVRLDKFTVHSLELVRSMSEGGRSLLETIDETTSPMGARLLKRWLLFPLRDEAEISRRQDAVALLADDALLREALIGQLAEVGDVERIISKVAVGRVSPREVVQLKRALEAIGRIRTRSMASDNAVLRAWGEALDPCSEMSERIGRELVSEPPVTIAKGGLIAEGVNQELDELRQLAYSGKDYLTKVQQRESERTGIPSLKIAFNNVFGYYIEVRNAHKDKVPTEWIRKQTLVNAERYITEELKEYEEKILGAEERIVALEAELFNRLTADLTHLVRPIQRDAQIVAQLDCVVSFARTASSQRYVRPVVDDSDVIDIRGGRHPVIERQLPSDEPYVANDVYLDRREQQILIITGPNMAGKSALLRQTALIALLAQVGSFVPAESARIGWVDKIFTRVGASDNISAGESTFMVEMNEAANILNNLSARSLVLFDELGRGTSTYDGISIAWAIVEYIHEHPTASARTLFATHYHELNEMARSFPRIRNFNVSVRESGNRVIFLRKLVSGGSEHSFGIHVARMAGMPRSIIERSGEILARLERGGAQAKPVVVDVPKSAKGQAYQLSFFQLDDPVLSQVRDEICNLDLNNLTPLEALNKLSEIKRIIQVK
- a CDS encoding DUF4160 domain-containing protein; this encodes MPTIFEIFGLRFFFFADDHKPIHVHVTKGGDDIKIAIEPKIEKLF
- a CDS encoding DUF2442 domain-containing protein; translation: MEKIKEVWFADGRIFVRTDQGRVHSRPLEAFPRLKRATEEQRKAYTIEMRGQALRWKEMDEDIHISSFYEVAEPEPNNEVAMLFMRFPGLKVQDVAQHMGVDESLLEKYLYGIRKPSPKRMEQLRSALRVPEKAM